In Pseudoalteromonas carrageenovora IAM 12662, the following proteins share a genomic window:
- the rnc gene encoding ribonuclease III translates to MKKNVTELYNRIGYVFADQGLLEQAMTHRSHKGQHNERLEFLGDSILSFVIANALYAKFPKAREGDLSRMRSTLVRGQTLAEFGLEFGLGDYLRLGPGELKSGGFRRESTLADAVEAIIGAVFLDSDIERCGELILAWYESRLDAISPGLNQKDPKTLLQEYLQARKLSLPGYTVVDTKGQAHNQTFTVECIVDGMDSIISVGSSRRKAEQKAAEKALKILKNEP, encoded by the coding sequence ATGAAAAAAAATGTAACAGAATTATATAATAGAATTGGCTATGTATTTGCTGATCAAGGTTTACTTGAACAAGCAATGACGCACCGCAGCCACAAAGGTCAACATAATGAGCGACTAGAGTTTTTAGGCGACTCAATATTAAGCTTTGTAATTGCCAATGCGCTTTATGCTAAATTTCCAAAAGCACGCGAAGGCGATTTAAGCCGTATGCGTTCTACGCTTGTGCGTGGCCAAACTCTTGCTGAATTTGGTCTCGAATTTGGCCTAGGCGATTACTTGCGCTTGGGGCCGGGTGAGCTTAAAAGTGGAGGTTTCCGCCGTGAGTCTACACTTGCTGATGCAGTTGAAGCCATTATTGGCGCAGTATTTTTAGATTCAGATATTGAACGCTGCGGAGAACTAATTTTAGCGTGGTACGAGTCTCGACTTGATGCTATTTCACCAGGGCTTAATCAAAAAGATCCGAAGACCCTGCTGCAAGAGTATCTACAAGCCCGTAAATTATCTTTACCGGGTTACACTGTTGTTGACACTAAAGGCCAAGCACATAATCAAACATTCACGGTTGAATGTATTGTTGATGGAATGGATAGCATAATTTCTGTTGGTAGCTCGCGCCGTA